One part of the Arabidopsis thaliana chromosome 1 sequence genome encodes these proteins:
- the SPS1 gene encoding solanesyl diphosphate synthase 1 (solanesyl diphosphate synthase 1 (SPS1); CONTAINS InterPro DOMAIN/s: Solanesyl diphosphate synthase (InterPro:IPR014120), Terpenoid synthase (InterPro:IPR008949), Polyprenyl synthetase-related (InterPro:IPR017446), Polyprenyl synthetase (InterPro:IPR000092); BEST Arabidopsis thaliana protein match is: solanesyl diphosphate synthase 2 (TAIR:AT1G17050.1); Has 16694 Blast hits to 16671 proteins in 2946 species: Archae - 341; Bacteria - 9481; Metazoa - 459; Fungi - 560; Plants - 421; Viruses - 0; Other Eukaryotes - 5432 (source: NCBI BLink).), which yields MAVWWGVAKRCQRNQRRSLCSMVCIGQSQTVSFDLKQESKQPISLVTLFELVAVDLQTLNDNLLSIVGAENPVLISAAEQIFGAGGKRMRPGLVFLVSHATAELAGLKELTTEHRRLAEIIEMIHTASLIHDDVLDESDMRRGKETVHELFGTRVAVLAGDFMFAQASWYLANLENLEVIKLISQVIKDFASGEIKQASSLFDCDTKLDEYLLKSFYKTASLVAASTKGAAIFSRVEPDVTEQMYEFGKNLGLSFQIVDDILDFTQSTEQLGKPAGSDLAKGNLTAPVIFALEREPRLREIIESEFCEAGSLEEAIEAVTKGGGIKRAQELAREKADDAIKNLQCLPRSGFRSALEDMVLYNLERID from the exons ATGGCGGTCTGGTGGGGAGTTGCAAAGCGGTGCCAACGAAATCAAAGGAGATCTCTTTGCTCAATGGTAT GTATTGGTCAATCTCAAACAGtgagttttgatttgaaacaAGAGTCAAAACAGCCTATTTCGTTGGTGACTCTGTTTGAGCTAGTAGCTGTTGATCTGCAGACTTTGAATGACAATCTTTTATCG ATTGTTGGTGCGGAAAATCCGGTTTTGATATCTGCGGCTGAGCAGATTTTCGGAGCTGGTGGTAAAAGAATGAGACCGGGTTTGGTATTCCTTGTATCACATGCCACGGCGGAATTAGCAGGCCTAAA GGAACTAACAACAGAACACCGGCGTTTGGCTGAGATCATCGAGATGATACACACTGCAAGCTTGATACACGACGATGTGTTAGACGAGAGTGACATGCGAAGAG GAAAGGAAACAGTTCATGAGCTTTTCGGCACAAGAGTAGCGGTGCTAGCTGGAGATTTCATGTTTGCTCAAGCGTCATGGTACTTAGCAAATCTCGAGAATCTTGAAGTTATTAAGCTCATCAGTCAG GTGATCAAAGACTTTGCAAGCGGAGAGATAAAGCAGGCGTCCAGCTTATTTGACTGCGACACCAAGCTCGACGAGTACTTACTCAAAAGTTTCTACAAGACAGCCTCTTTAGTGGCTGCGAGCACCAAAGGAGCTGCCATTTTCAGCAGAGTTGAGCCTGATGTGACAGAACAAATGTACGAGTTTGGGAAGAATCTCGGTCTCTCTTTCCAGATAGTTGATGATATTTTGGATTTCACTCAGTCGACAGAGCAGCTCGGGAAGCCAGCAGGGAGTGATTTGGCTAAAGGTAACTTAACAGCACCTGTGATTTTCGCTCTGGAGAGGGAGCCAAGGCTAAGAGAGATCATTGAGTCAGAGTTTTGTGAGGCGGGTTCTCTGGAAGAAGCGATTGAAGCGGTGACAAAAGGTGGGGGGATTAAGAGAGCACAAGAATTGGCTAGGGAGAAAGCTGATGACGCTATAAAGAATCTACAGTGTCTACCTCGAAGTGGCTTCAGGTCGGCTCTAGAAGATATGGTGTTGTATAACCTCGAAAGAATTGATTAG
- the SPS1 gene encoding solanesyl diphosphate synthase 1 (solanesyl diphosphate synthase 1 (SPS1); CONTAINS InterPro DOMAIN/s: Solanesyl diphosphate synthase (InterPro:IPR014120), Polyprenyl synthetase-related (InterPro:IPR017446), Terpenoid synthase (InterPro:IPR008949), Polyprenyl synthetase (InterPro:IPR000092); BEST Arabidopsis thaliana protein match is: solanesyl diphosphate synthase 2 (TAIR:AT1G17050.1); Has 16774 Blast hits to 16749 proteins in 2959 species: Archae - 341; Bacteria - 9542; Metazoa - 459; Fungi - 581; Plants - 425; Viruses - 0; Other Eukaryotes - 5426 (source: NCBI BLink).), producing MMTSCRNIDLGTMMMACGCGRRQFPSLAKTVCKFTSSNRSYGGLVGSCKAVPTKSKEISLLNGIGQSQTVSFDLKQESKQPISLVTLFELVAVDLQTLNDNLLSIVGAENPVLISAAEQIFGAGGKRMRPGLVFLVSHATAELAGLKELTTEHRRLAEIIEMIHTASLIHDDVLDESDMRRGKETVHELFGTRVAVLAGDFMFAQASWYLANLENLEVIKLISQVIKDFASGEIKQASSLFDCDTKLDEYLLKSFYKTASLVAASTKGAAIFSRVEPDVTEQMYEFGKNLGLSFQIVDDILDFTQSTEQLGKPAGSDLAKGNLTAPVIFALEREPRLREIIESEFCEAGSLEEAIEAVTKGGGIKRAQELAREKADDAIKNLQCLPRSGFRSALEDMVLYNLERID from the exons ATGATGACGTCATGTCGGAATATAGATTTAGGTACGATGATGATGGCATGTGGTTGTGGCCGTCGTCAGTTTCCTTCATTAGCGAAGACTGTTTGTAAGTTTACTAGCAGCAATAGAAGCTATGGCGGTCTGGTGGGGAGTTGCAAAGCGGTGCCAACGAAATCAAAGGAGATCTCTTTGCTCAATG GTATTGGTCAATCTCAAACAGtgagttttgatttgaaacaAGAGTCAAAACAGCCTATTTCGTTGGTGACTCTGTTTGAGCTAGTAGCTGTTGATCTGCAGACTTTGAATGACAATCTTTTATCG ATTGTTGGTGCGGAAAATCCGGTTTTGATATCTGCGGCTGAGCAGATTTTCGGAGCTGGTGGTAAAAGAATGAGACCGGGTTTGGTATTCCTTGTATCACATGCCACGGCGGAATTAGCAGGCCTAAA GGAACTAACAACAGAACACCGGCGTTTGGCTGAGATCATCGAGATGATACACACTGCAAGCTTGATACACGACGATGTGTTAGACGAGAGTGACATGCGAAGAG GAAAGGAAACAGTTCATGAGCTTTTCGGCACAAGAGTAGCGGTGCTAGCTGGAGATTTCATGTTTGCTCAAGCGTCATGGTACTTAGCAAATCTCGAGAATCTTGAAGTTATTAAGCTCATCAGTCAG GTGATCAAAGACTTTGCAAGCGGAGAGATAAAGCAGGCGTCCAGCTTATTTGACTGCGACACCAAGCTCGACGAGTACTTACTCAAAAGTTTCTACAAGACAGCCTCTTTAGTGGCTGCGAGCACCAAAGGAGCTGCCATTTTCAGCAGAGTTGAGCCTGATGTGACAGAACAAATGTACGAGTTTGGGAAGAATCTCGGTCTCTCTTTCCAGATAGTTGATGATATTTTGGATTTCACTCAGTCGACAGAGCAGCTCGGGAAGCCAGCAGGGAGTGATTTGGCTAAAGGTAACTTAACAGCACCTGTGATTTTCGCTCTGGAGAGGGAGCCAAGGCTAAGAGAGATCATTGAGTCAGAGTTTTGTGAGGCGGGTTCTCTGGAAGAAGCGATTGAAGCGGTGACAAAAGGTGGGGGGATTAAGAGAGCACAAGAATTGGCTAGGGAGAAAGCTGATGACGCTATAAAGAATCTACAGTGTCTACCTCGAAGTGGCTTCAGGTCGGCTCTAGAAGATATGGTGTTGTATAACCTCGAAAGAATTGATTAG
- a CDS encoding Carbohydrate-binding X8 domain superfamily protein (Carbohydrate-binding X8 domain superfamily protein; FUNCTIONS IN: molecular_function unknown; INVOLVED IN: biological_process unknown; LOCATED IN: endomembrane system; CONTAINS InterPro DOMAIN/s: X8 (InterPro:IPR012946); BEST Arabidopsis thaliana protein match is: Carbohydrate-binding X8 domain superfamily protein (TAIR:AT2G43670.1); Has 1475 Blast hits to 1425 proteins in 40 species: Archae - 0; Bacteria - 0; Metazoa - 0; Fungi - 2; Plants - 1473; Viruses - 0; Other Eukaryotes - 0 (source: NCBI BLink).) translates to MAKAWICLSFLIFLYLVSERNFINVNAETKTWCVAKPSSDQVALQDNINFACSHVDCRVLLSGCPCYSPSNLINHASIAMNLYYQANGRNYWNCNFKNSGLITITNPSYGNCYYE, encoded by the exons atggCTAAAGCATGGATCTGCCTTTCcttcctcatcttcctctACCTTGTCTCAG AACGAAACTTCATCAACGTCAACGCAGAG ACCAAGACTTGGTGTGTGGCTAAACCTTCTTCCGATCAAGTAGCACTTCAAGATAACATAAACTTCGCATGTTCTCATGTTGATTGTCGTGTTCTTTTGAGTGGATGTCCATGTTACTCCCCTAGTAACCTCATCAACCATGCATCTATCGCCATGAATCTTTATTACCAAGCCAATGGAAGAAACTATTGGAACTGCAATTTCAAGAACTCCGGACTCATTACCATAACTAATCCGA GCTATGGAAACTGCTACTATGAATAA